ACGACCTGAACAATGATGTCACGAGGGCAACATTCTTTCATGTTTCTTCAATGCTTATGAATGTTCATAAGACCAGCCCAATTTGGAGAAACCATGTTCAGGCAAggtttcttttcaaaaaaagaattttCACTATAAATATTAGGCATATAACAAGAATCTTAATACGTTTTTCCTTTTTGAACTTGTGTAGCATATAGGTCATAACTTCAGTTATTCATATGTTGCTGATTTTGGAGCCCTGATACACTGTGCTAGAGAACATCAAGCTCAACAAGTTGACGTAAGTCTTATACATTGTATTTTCTGACATTTTCGAGACCCTAGCGGGAAAACAGGTATAATAATATCATTGACCTTTGTAGCAGATTGCATTTGAAGTAATAGGAGAAGGAGCATCTGTTGAAGAGCTTGCTGTTGCTTTTGAAGTTGAATCCCGAGAGAACCCTAATGAAAATCattcaataaaatcaaaagttcatTTGACCAATGATCAAGAGGTTCAAACTGATGAATACAACCTTGCAAGTTATGGTGTCATGCAGTATTGGTATTGGCAGACACCGATTGGGGTTGCTATGGCTCTTTCTTGGACATCAAGAGGTGGCTTAACATCTTACATGGAGACATCCTTTGTTGAGCAAGGTGAAGCCATAGGATGCCTCTATGTAATGGGTCAGGTTGGGGAAGAGACGCACAGTACCGCTTGTACTGCTTACAAAGTAGCCCATCAAATCCTGCTCAAGAAGCAACCTGAGAACAATTTCTTTGCGAATTCCATGCTTTGCCTACATTTGCCTAGAGTTAACGATGCAAGCACAGTCTGCACCATGATCACATCCTTATTATCACTTGCCATGAAGAAAGCTGTGAGGAGGGATCTAGCAATGAGTGGGAAAGTCACTCTAACTGGAAACATTCTTGGAATTGGCCGTGTAAGTTACGAAACTACAATATAATACCCTGTTCAGCTGTCTAGCTACTGATTAATTAAGTTCCTGTTAAGGCATGTAGTGTAGGAGTCCTTGTATAaacaaaatctctctttctctctctcccagGTGAAAGAGAAGACGATAAGTGCAAGAAAAAATCGAGTGAAGACTATAATATTCCCGGAAGCAAACCGGAGAGACTTTGATGAGCTCCCGAACAATTTGAAAGAAGGGCTTGATGTTcatttttttgatgaatatgaTCAGATATTTGAGCTAGC
The Camelina sativa cultivar DH55 chromosome 15, Cs, whole genome shotgun sequence DNA segment above includes these coding regions:
- the LOC104744726 gene encoding lon protease homolog 1, mitochondrial-like isoform X2 gives rise to the protein MEGQPKAVIPLNPSFPSPSTVIALPLSERPLGIGFVSQISVHDSKLLAALAEKTYVGAFLLRDDTNLSSETNINELKGRYLLNQLHKIGLLAYISSIQGHRVILTGLMRIRISYMVCEDPLTVQVNYLEAKPYDLNNDVTRATFFHVSSMLMNVHKTSPIWRNHVQHIGHNFSYSYVADFGALIHCAREHQAQQVDIAFEVIGEGASVEELAVAFEVESRENPNENHSIKSKVHLTNDQEVQTDEYNLASYGVMQYWYWQTPIGVAMALSWTSRGGLTSYMETSFVEQGEAIGCLYVMGQVGEETHSTACTAYKVAHQILLKKQPENNFFANSMLCLHLPRVNDASTVCTMITSLLSLAMKKAVRRDLAMSGKVTLTGNILGIGRVKEKTISARKNRVKTIIFPEANRRDFDELPNNLKEGLDVHFFDEYDQIFELAFNSDH
- the LOC104744726 gene encoding lon protease homolog 1, mitochondrial-like isoform X1, producing MEGQPKAVIPLNPSFPSPSTVIALPLSERPLGIGFVSQISVHDSKLLAALAEKTYVGAFLLRDDTNLSSETNINELKGRYLLNQLHKIGLLAYISSIQGHRVILTGLMRIRISYMVCEDPLTVQVNYLEAKPYDLNNDVTRATFFHVSSMLMNVHKTSPIWRNHVQHIGHNFSYSYVADFGALIHCAREHQAQQVDQIAFEVIGEGASVEELAVAFEVESRENPNENHSIKSKVHLTNDQEVQTDEYNLASYGVMQYWYWQTPIGVAMALSWTSRGGLTSYMETSFVEQGEAIGCLYVMGQVGEETHSTACTAYKVAHQILLKKQPENNFFANSMLCLHLPRVNDASTVCTMITSLLSLAMKKAVRRDLAMSGKVTLTGNILGIGRVKEKTISARKNRVKTIIFPEANRRDFDELPNNLKEGLDVHFFDEYDQIFELAFNSDH